A DNA window from Staphylococcus warneri contains the following coding sequences:
- the ypdA gene encoding bacillithiol disulfide reductase YpdA: MQKIESIIIGGGPCGLSAAIEQKKKGIETLVIEKGNVVESIYNYPTHQTFFSSSDKLSIGDIPFIVEESKPRRNQALVYYREVVKHHQLNIHAFEEVLTVKKMNNRFTITTTKDVYECKFLTVATGYYGQHNTLEVEGAELSKVFHYFKEAHPYFDQNVVVIGGKNSAVDAALELEKAGANVTVIYRGDRYPKAIKPWILPNFESLVNHEKITMEFNANVTQITEDHVTYEKEGKTITIPNDYVFAMIGYHPNYEFLESIGIEINTNEYGTAPVYNRETYETNVENCYIAGVIAAGNDANTIFIENGKYHGGLITQSILTKKQTPLES, encoded by the coding sequence ATGCAAAAAATAGAAAGTATCATCATTGGTGGAGGACCTTGTGGCTTAAGTGCAGCCATTGAGCAAAAGAAAAAAGGTATTGAAACATTAGTGATAGAAAAAGGTAATGTTGTAGAATCTATCTATAATTATCCAACACATCAAACCTTCTTCTCATCTAGTGATAAATTATCAATTGGTGATATTCCATTTATCGTGGAAGAAAGTAAACCACGTCGAAATCAAGCTCTTGTATATTATAGAGAAGTCGTTAAACATCATCAATTAAATATCCATGCATTTGAAGAAGTTTTAACAGTTAAAAAGATGAATAATCGTTTTACAATCACGACTACTAAAGATGTTTACGAATGTAAATTTTTAACAGTTGCAACTGGTTATTATGGTCAACATAATACACTAGAAGTTGAGGGTGCTGAGTTATCTAAAGTATTCCATTATTTCAAAGAAGCACATCCGTACTTCGACCAAAATGTTGTCGTAATAGGTGGTAAGAATTCTGCAGTTGATGCCGCTTTAGAATTAGAAAAAGCTGGCGCAAATGTTACAGTAATCTATCGTGGAGATCGTTATCCTAAAGCTATTAAACCATGGATTTTACCCAATTTTGAGTCATTAGTTAATCATGAAAAAATTACGATGGAATTTAATGCCAATGTAACACAAATCACTGAAGATCATGTTACATATGAAAAAGAAGGTAAGACAATTACGATCCCGAATGATTATGTCTTTGCAATGATTGGTTATCATCCGAATTATGAATTCTTAGAATCAATCGGTATTGAAATTAATACAAATGAATATGGTACTGCACCAGTTTATAATCGTGAAACATACGAAACAAATGTAGAAAATTGTTATATTGCTGGTGTTATTGCTGCTGGTAATGATGCTAATACTATCTTTATTGAAAATGGTAAATATCATGGTGGCTTGATTACACAAAGCATTCTTACTAAAAAGCAAACGCCGCTTGAATCATAA
- a CDS encoding asparaginase, whose translation MKRLLVIHTGGTISMSQDSSNRVITNKENPISQHQDIIKQYAQVDEIHPMNVPSPHMSIQHVKELRDIIVNANLNNETTYDGFVITHGTDTLEETAYLLDLLLDIEEPVVITGAMRSSNEIGSDGLYNFISAIRVASSNNSYHMGVMVVFNDEIHTARNVTKTHTSNTNTFQSPNHGPLGVLTKDNVQYHHHPLHHTSYKKINPKLNVPLVKSYMNMQSDLLHFYAESDIDGLIIEAMGQGNLPPTCLEGLYACIDKQIPIVIVSRSFNGIVSPVYAYEGGGYQLAEKGLIFSNGLNGPKARLKLVVSLSNELNREQIKRYFEE comes from the coding sequence ATGAAACGTCTACTTGTTATACATACAGGTGGCACTATTAGTATGTCACAAGATAGTTCCAATCGAGTCATTACAAATAAAGAAAATCCAATTTCTCAACATCAGGATATCATCAAACAATATGCACAAGTAGATGAAATACATCCTATGAATGTCCCTTCTCCTCACATGTCTATTCAACATGTTAAAGAACTAAGGGATATTATCGTTAATGCAAATCTAAACAATGAAACTACTTATGATGGTTTTGTTATTACACATGGCACAGATACACTTGAAGAAACAGCTTATTTATTAGATTTGTTATTAGATATCGAAGAACCTGTAGTGATTACTGGCGCTATGCGTTCATCAAATGAAATTGGTTCAGATGGATTATACAATTTTATTTCAGCTATAAGAGTGGCTTCATCAAACAATTCATATCATATGGGTGTTATGGTTGTCTTTAATGATGAGATTCATACAGCACGTAATGTAACTAAAACACATACATCCAATACGAATACTTTTCAAAGTCCGAATCATGGTCCGTTAGGTGTATTAACAAAGGATAATGTGCAATATCATCACCACCCGTTGCATCATACAAGTTATAAAAAGATTAATCCAAAGTTAAATGTACCTTTAGTAAAATCTTATATGAATATGCAGAGCGACTTATTGCATTTTTATGCGGAGAGCGATATTGATGGTTTAATTATAGAAGCTATGGGACAAGGTAATTTGCCACCTACTTGTTTAGAAGGTTTATATGCTTGTATTGATAAACAAATTCCGATTGTCATTGTATCTCGATCATTTAACGGCATTGTTAGTCCTGTCTATGCATATGAAGGCGGCGGTTATCAACTGGCTGAAAAAGGCTTGATATTTTCCAATGGATTAAATGGTCCTAAAGCAAGACTAAAATTAGTTGTAAGTTTAAGTAATGAATTGAATCGCGAACAAATTAAACGATATTTTGAAGAATAA
- the cmk gene encoding (d)CMP kinase, with protein MSLINIALDGPAAAGKSTIAKQVASQLSMIYVDTGAMYRAITYKYLRTNQTEDFEALIKDTTLELTYDETKGQRVILDNEDVTDYLRENDVTNNVSYVASKEPVRSFAVKKQKDLAAQKGIVMDGRDIGTVVLPNAELKVYMIASVEERAERRQKENELRGIDSNLEQLKVEIEQRDQYDMNREISPLRKADDAVTLDTTGKSIETVTNEILDMVNQIK; from the coding sequence ATGAGTTTAATTAATATTGCTTTAGATGGTCCTGCAGCTGCAGGTAAAAGTACAATTGCAAAACAGGTTGCTAGCCAGCTATCAATGATTTATGTAGATACTGGTGCGATGTATAGAGCAATCACATATAAATATTTACGTACAAATCAAACTGAAGACTTCGAAGCATTAATCAAAGATACAACACTAGAATTAACTTATGACGAAACAAAAGGCCAACGTGTAATACTAGATAACGAAGATGTCACTGATTACTTAAGAGAAAATGATGTTACAAACAACGTTTCATACGTTGCCTCTAAAGAACCAGTGAGATCATTTGCAGTTAAAAAACAAAAGGATTTAGCAGCTCAAAAAGGCATTGTTATGGACGGTAGAGATATTGGTACAGTTGTACTGCCAAATGCTGAACTAAAAGTTTATATGATTGCGTCTGTTGAAGAACGTGCAGAACGTCGTCAAAAAGAAAATGAACTTCGAGGTATTGATTCTAATTTAGAGCAACTTAAAGTTGAGATAGAGCAACGTGATCAATATGATATGAATAGAGAAATTTCACCTCTAAGAAAAGCAGACGATGCTGTTACATTAGATACAACGGGTAAATCAATTGAAACAGTTACAAATGAAATTTTGGACATGGTTAATCAAATAAAATAA
- the rpsA gene encoding 30S ribosomal protein S1, which translates to MTEEFNESMINDIKEGDKVTGEVQQVEDKQVVVHINGGKYNGIIPISQLSTHHIEKPNEVVKEGDEIEAYVTKIEFDEENDSGAYILSKRQLETEQSYDYLQEKLDNNEVIEAKVTEVVKGGLVVDVGQRGFVPASLISTDFIEDFSDFEGQTIKIKVEELDPENNRVILSRKAVEQAENEVKKASLLDSLNAGDVIEGTVARLTNFGAFVDIGGVDGLVHVSELSHQHVQSPEEVVSVGDKVNVKVKSVEKDTERISLSIKDTLPTPFAQIKGQFHENDVIEGTVVRLANFGAFVEIAPGVQGLVHISEIDHKHIGTPGEVLEPGQQVSVKILGIDEENERVSLSIKATLPNEDVVESDASTTQSYLNNDTDEDNPTLGDVFGDKFKDLKF; encoded by the coding sequence ATGACTGAAGAATTCAACGAATCAATGATTAATGATATTAAAGAAGGTGACAAAGTCACTGGAGAGGTACAACAAGTTGAAGATAAACAAGTTGTTGTGCATATTAATGGTGGAAAATACAATGGTATAATCCCTATTAGCCAATTATCCACACATCATATTGAAAAACCTAATGAAGTAGTTAAAGAAGGCGACGAAATCGAAGCCTACGTAACGAAAATAGAATTTGATGAAGAAAATGATTCAGGCGCTTATATTTTATCTAAAAGACAACTTGAAACTGAACAATCTTATGATTATTTACAAGAAAAACTTGATAACAATGAAGTGATTGAAGCAAAAGTCACAGAAGTTGTTAAAGGTGGATTAGTAGTAGACGTAGGTCAACGTGGATTTGTTCCAGCATCACTTATTTCAACAGACTTTATTGAAGACTTCTCTGATTTTGAAGGTCAAACAATTAAAATTAAAGTTGAAGAATTAGATCCAGAAAATAATCGTGTTATTTTAAGCCGTAAAGCAGTAGAACAAGCTGAAAATGAAGTTAAAAAGGCTTCATTACTAGACTCACTGAATGCCGGTGATGTTATTGAAGGTACAGTAGCACGTTTAACAAACTTTGGTGCATTTGTTGATATTGGAGGCGTAGATGGATTAGTTCACGTTTCTGAATTATCACATCAACATGTACAATCTCCTGAAGAAGTCGTTTCGGTTGGAGATAAAGTAAATGTTAAAGTTAAATCAGTGGAAAAGGATACAGAACGTATTTCATTATCAATCAAAGATACGTTACCAACACCTTTTGCTCAAATTAAAGGTCAATTCCATGAAAATGATGTTATTGAAGGTACAGTTGTAAGATTAGCTAACTTCGGTGCATTTGTTGAAATTGCTCCTGGCGTACAAGGATTAGTTCACATTTCTGAAATTGATCATAAACACATTGGTACACCAGGTGAAGTATTAGAACCTGGTCAACAAGTAAGTGTTAAAATCTTAGGCATTGACGAAGAAAACGAACGTGTTTCTTTATCAATTAAAGCAACGTTACCAAATGAAGACGTTGTTGAAAGCGATGCATCTACAACTCAATCTTATTTAAACAATGACACTGATGAAGATAATCCTACTTTAGGTGATGTCTTCGGTGATAAATTTAAAGATCTTAAATTTTAA
- the der gene encoding ribosome biogenesis GTPase Der, with product MTKPIVAIVGKPNVGKSTIFNRVVGERVSIVEDTPGVTRDRIYSSGEWLTHEFNIIDTGGIEIGDAPFQTQIRAQAEIAIEEADVIVFMVNVREGLTQSDEMVAQMLYKSKKPVVLAVNKVDNVEMRNDIYDFYSLGFGEPYPISGSHGLGLGDLLDAVVENFGEEEEDPYDDDTIRLSIIGRPNVGKSSLVNAILGEERVIVSNVAGTTRDAVDTEYSYDGQDYVLIDTAGMRKKGKVYESTEKYSVLRALKAIERSNVVLVVIDAEQGIIEQDKRVAGYAHEEGKAIVIVVNKWDTVEKDSKTMKKFTEDVRKEFQFLDYAQIAFVSAKEQLRLKTLFPYIKEASENHKKRVQSSTLNEVITDAISMNPTPTDKGRRLNVFYSTQVAIEPPTFVVFVNDVELMHFSYKRYLENQIRHAFGFEGTPVHIIPRKRN from the coding sequence ATGACTAAACCTATAGTTGCAATTGTAGGAAAGCCTAACGTAGGTAAATCTACAATTTTTAATAGAGTAGTCGGCGAACGTGTATCCATCGTGGAAGACACACCTGGTGTAACCAGAGACCGAATCTATTCATCAGGTGAATGGTTAACGCATGAATTCAATATTATTGACACAGGTGGTATTGAAATAGGAGATGCACCATTCCAAACACAAATAAGAGCACAAGCAGAAATTGCGATTGAAGAAGCAGATGTCATAGTATTTATGGTCAATGTTAGAGAAGGATTGACGCAAAGTGATGAAATGGTTGCTCAAATGCTTTATAAAAGTAAAAAACCTGTCGTCCTTGCAGTAAACAAAGTTGATAACGTAGAAATGCGTAATGATATTTATGATTTCTATTCATTAGGCTTTGGCGAACCTTATCCTATTTCAGGATCACATGGGCTAGGTTTAGGTGATTTATTAGATGCAGTCGTTGAAAACTTTGGTGAAGAGGAAGAAGATCCATATGATGATGACACAATCCGTTTATCAATTATAGGACGACCAAATGTTGGTAAATCTAGTTTGGTTAATGCTATTTTAGGAGAAGAACGTGTTATTGTATCTAATGTAGCAGGTACTACTAGAGATGCAGTAGATACAGAATATTCGTATGATGGACAAGATTACGTTTTAATCGACACAGCTGGTATGCGTAAAAAAGGTAAAGTTTATGAATCTACTGAAAAGTATTCTGTACTTAGAGCATTAAAAGCGATTGAACGTTCAAATGTTGTTTTAGTTGTTATCGACGCAGAGCAAGGTATTATCGAACAAGATAAACGTGTTGCAGGATATGCACACGAAGAAGGTAAAGCGATTGTAATCGTAGTAAATAAATGGGATACCGTTGAAAAAGATAGCAAAACAATGAAGAAATTTACTGAAGATGTGAGAAAAGAATTTCAATTCTTAGATTACGCTCAAATTGCTTTTGTTTCAGCTAAAGAACAATTAAGACTAAAAACACTATTCCCATATATTAAAGAAGCAAGTGAAAATCACAAGAAACGTGTTCAAAGTTCTACTTTAAATGAAGTCATTACTGATGCTATTTCTATGAATCCTACACCAACAGATAAAGGTAGAAGATTAAATGTCTTTTATTCAACACAAGTGGCTATCGAACCACCAACATTCGTAGTATTTGTAAATGATGTTGAATTAATGCATTTCTCTTATAAAAGATACTTAGAAAATCAAATCAGACATGCATTTGGATTTGAAGGTACACCTGTTCATATCATTCCAAGAAAAAGAAACTAA
- a CDS encoding NAD(P)H-dependent glycerol-3-phosphate dehydrogenase, producing the protein MTKISVFGMGSFGTALANVLAQNGHDVLMWGKNSENVDELNTHHMNKNYLKEAKLEPTIKATTDLSEGVAFADIYLMALPTKAMREVATQIDSLLTSKKTFIHVAKGIENGTFKRVSEMLEDSISPEHNAGIGVLSGPSHAEEVVIKQPTTVAASSKDEKVSQLIQDLFMNDYLRVYTNNDLVGVELGGALKNIIAVASGIVAGMGFGDNAKAALMTRGLAEISRLGEKLGADPMTFLGLGGIGDLIVTCTSTHSRNFTLGYKLGQGKTTDEALEEMKMVVEGIYTTKSVYYLAQEVNVEMPITTALYKVLFEDVPVKESIKELMGRDKKSE; encoded by the coding sequence ATGACTAAAATATCAGTATTTGGTATGGGAAGTTTTGGTACTGCTTTAGCAAATGTTTTAGCACAAAACGGACACGACGTATTAATGTGGGGTAAAAATAGTGAAAATGTTGATGAATTAAATACACATCATATGAATAAAAACTATTTAAAAGAAGCAAAGCTTGAGCCAACTATCAAAGCTACAACGGATTTAAGTGAAGGTGTTGCTTTTGCGGATATCTATCTAATGGCTCTACCTACAAAAGCGATGAGAGAAGTAGCAACACAAATTGATAGTTTATTAACTTCTAAAAAAACATTTATACATGTAGCAAAAGGTATTGAAAATGGTACTTTCAAACGTGTTTCTGAAATGTTAGAAGATTCTATTTCTCCGGAACATAATGCAGGTATAGGTGTATTATCAGGCCCAAGTCATGCAGAAGAAGTGGTCATCAAACAACCTACAACAGTTGCTGCCTCTTCAAAAGATGAAAAAGTAAGTCAATTAATACAAGATTTATTTATGAATGACTATTTACGTGTTTATACTAATAATGATCTTGTAGGCGTTGAACTCGGTGGCGCATTAAAAAATATCATTGCCGTAGCTAGTGGTATTGTAGCTGGTATGGGCTTTGGTGATAATGCTAAGGCAGCACTAATGACACGCGGTTTAGCTGAAATTAGTCGTTTAGGTGAAAAATTAGGTGCAGATCCAATGACATTCCTAGGATTAGGTGGCATTGGCGATTTAATTGTAACGTGTACGTCCACTCATTCACGTAACTTTACATTAGGCTATAAATTAGGCCAAGGGAAAACAACTGATGAAGCACTTGAAGAAATGAAAATGGTAGTTGAAGGTATCTATACAACAAAATCAGTATATTATTTAGCACAAGAAGTTAATGTTGAAATGCCAATTACAACTGCGTTATATAAAGTGTTATTTGAAGATGTCCCCGTTAAAGAAAGTATTAAAGAATTAATGGGTCGAGACAAAAAATCCGAATAA
- a CDS encoding HU family DNA-binding protein yields the protein MNKTDLINAVAEQADLTKKEAGSAVDAVFESIQNSLAKGEKVQLIGFGNFEVRERAARKGRNPQTGKEIDIPASKVPAFKAGKALKDAVK from the coding sequence ATGAATAAAACTGATTTAATCAATGCAGTAGCAGAGCAAGCTGATTTAACTAAAAAAGAAGCTGGTTCAGCAGTAGACGCTGTATTCGAATCTATCCAAAACTCACTTGCTAAAGGTGAAAAGGTACAATTAATCGGTTTCGGTAATTTTGAAGTACGTGAGCGTGCTGCTCGTAAAGGCCGTAACCCTCAAACAGGTAAAGAAATTGATATTCCTGCAAGTAAAGTCCCAGCATTCAAAGCTGGTAAAGCATTAAAAGATGCAGTAAAATAA
- a CDS encoding heptaprenyl pyrophosphate synthase subunit A yields the protein METTVSKLNIDIKQRLKGITDYESIQINEKLGELLDSYDLPEKAKLACLTIDTSMKHLDDISNSGLSKHSILVGDLLSAHFYTILAEINDPTYQLAMSKAIVEVSELKSSLHQHVLTDDEASNAIFKVETLFPYITLSHFCDEENANRIYEFLYDDVHDYYPSYLKNYNKERIDHIMQDIKQTLDKRRGN from the coding sequence ATGGAAACTACTGTCAGCAAATTAAATATAGATATCAAACAAAGGCTTAAGGGTATTACTGATTATGAATCAATCCAAATCAACGAGAAGTTGGGGGAATTATTGGATTCATATGATTTACCGGAAAAAGCTAAGTTAGCTTGCCTCACAATTGACACTTCAATGAAACATTTAGATGATATATCTAACAGTGGATTATCAAAACATTCAATTTTAGTTGGTGATCTACTTAGTGCACATTTTTATACTATTCTAGCTGAAATCAATGATCCAACATATCAGCTTGCAATGAGTAAAGCTATTGTTGAAGTTAGTGAGTTGAAATCATCTCTTCATCAACATGTTTTAACTGATGATGAAGCTAGTAACGCCATATTTAAAGTTGAAACATTATTCCCATATATTACGCTGTCACATTTTTGCGATGAAGAAAATGCTAATCGTATATATGAATTTTTATATGACGATGTACATGATTACTATCCGTCATATTTAAAAAACTATAACAAAGAACGTATTGACCATATAATGCAAGACATCAAACAAACGCTAGATAAAAGAAGAGGTAATTAA